CATTTTCAGTTGCTCCAACACTAGGGAAGGGCAAAAAGATATCAGCACCATGTAGTTTTTTTGCTCGAACAATGTACTTGCTGCCCCTCTTTTTAATATCTGCCCCCATTTTTTTAAGAGCATTAAGATGAAAGTCTATTGGTCTTTTGCCTATTTTGTCTCCTCCTACTACAGGAACGATTGCTTTTCCGTAACGATGCAGCAAAGGACCAAAGAAAAGAATAGGGACACGGTTGCGACCAGTATAAGAAGCAGATATCTCTGGTTTTTTGATTTTTTTGGTAGTAATTTTTAAGACCCCATTTTTAAAAGAGAACTCGCTGCCAACATCATGGCACATTCCCATTGTTAATCTTGTATCCAAGATATCAGGAATATTCTCCAAAACACACTCCTCGTCAGTCAACAAAGAGGCAATAATTTGTTTGGTGGCAGCGTTTTTGGCTCCACTCAGCTCTATTTCACCTTTTAAGGGTCCTTTGGGTTTTATCTCATAGTGCCTGCCTTGAGCCACCTTACTCTTTTCTGTATTCATTAACTAAATTTTATCAGAACAATAATAATTAGCAAATAAATCATCTAAAAAGAAAAGCATACAAATCTTGAATCCTTTTCTCTAAAACTCAGTAAAGCTGAATAAAAACGAATTGTCGGAATTAGACAAAACTTTATTTTTGTGTATTTTAAAGACAGGACCTTGAAAATACTTTAGTAGGAGGCAAAAAGATGAAAATAGCTAAGTATCTTCTGCTGGCCTTGGTGTTTTTCAAAATGTCTGTAGGTTGTTCGTATCTCAAGGAAAAAAAGTTGACAGGAACCTGGGCAAGTACTGCAGGAGGTTGTGGGAGCATCACCCTCACTCTTAAGCCGGATCACAGCGGCACACTGGAGATAATGGGGGAACGGGAATGCTTCACTTGGGAAACAAAAGGTAACACTTTAATTCTAAAATTTCCAGATAGAATTATCCAAGGAGATTATGTTTTGAAAAACGATACCCTTATCATAAGGACACCGGGAAGGCCAGATGTAGTATTTTACAAGCAGGAATAAGTATTTCACCATAAAAGGGACAAACAATGTCCCTTTTTGTATTTTCTGGTCTCTATTGAATAAATCCTTTTTAAATTATAAACTCATAATAGAAATGTCTGATTTTAATCTAAAAAAAGCCAAACATATCCATTTTGTTGGCATTAAAGGTGTAGGTGTCTCTGGCTTAGCTCTAATTGCTAAACACAGAGGTTTTAAGGTTACTGGATCTGATGTAGAAGAGTCGTTTATATCTGACGAAGCTTTAAAAAAAGCAAAAATACCAGTTGAAAAATTCTCTGCCCAAAACATAAAAGGGGTTGATCTAATAATCCATTCAGTTGCTTACAATGAGACTAATCCTGAAATCGCGGCCGCAAAAAAGAAAAAAATCCCTCTTTTTACTTATCCGCAGGCTCTGGGATTGTTTATGCAAAACTATACCGGGATTGGTGTTACTGGAGCTCATGGCAAGACCACTACTTCTGCTTTAATTTCTTATATTTTAGTGCGCGCGAGAATGGATCCAAACTTTATTGTCGGTGCCCCAATTCCCCAACTGGGCTCAAACAGCCGTTATGGAAAAAGCAAACTCTTTGTAGTTGAAGCTGACGACTACCGTTATGCCTTTCTAAACTATGCCCGCTCACTTAAATATACAGTAATCACAAATATAGATTGGGACCACCCTGATTGTTATCCTTCGCTAAAAAGAATGATTGAAGTTTATGCTGAATTTGTTACTTCTCTTCCTAAAAAATCTCTTCTTTTAGTTTATGGAGAAGATAAAAACATTAAACGCCTACTTAAACAAATTAAACGCAAAGATTTAAAAATTAGAACTTACGGGTTTAATAAAACTAATGATTATGTAATCTTAAAAGTCGCTGAAAAAGAAAACCAAACCAGATTTTCGATTTCCACCCAAAACTGCTCTTTGGGGAATTTTGAAATCAGCATTCCCGGTGAACACAATGTTTTGAACTCAACTGCCGCAATAATTATCTGTCAAGAGTTAGGTTTAAGTGCTGATAAAATTGCCAAGCCGCTAAAAGAGTTTAAAGGCGCTAAGAGAAGATTTGAAATAAAAGAAGAAAAAAATGGTGTCTTAGTTATTGACGACTATGCTCACCATCCTGCAGAAATTAAAGCTACCCTTAAGGCTGCCAGAAAGTTTTATCCCCAAAGAAAGATCTGGGCGGTGTTTCAGCCCCATACCTTTTCCCGCACCAAAGCCTTGCTTAGTGAGTTCGCCAAAGCCTTTAGAGATGCGGATTCCGTTGTTATTTGTGATATCTTTGCTTCTGCTCGGGAAAAAGATACGGGAGAAGTCAGCGCTACCCATCTGGCTAAACTGGCTCAAAAACACCATCCTTGTGTTAAATATATTGGCTCAACCCAAAAAGTAGTTGAATTTCTAAAAAAGAACACCAAGCCCAAAGACATTGTCATTACTTTAGGAGCAGGCGATGTTTATAAAACTGTAGGAGAAGAATTTTTGTTTTCATAGTTTTTATTTTAATATCTTAAGAAAAAATATTGGGGTAGAAAAGCCCCCCAAAAAAAAGAGGGGGGCGAAAGTTTATTCTTCTTCTTTTGTGACATTCCCATCGGCCCATCCCACAG
This portion of the bacterium genome encodes:
- the murC gene encoding UDP-N-acetylmuramate--L-alanine ligase produces the protein MSDFNLKKAKHIHFVGIKGVGVSGLALIAKHRGFKVTGSDVEESFISDEALKKAKIPVEKFSAQNIKGVDLIIHSVAYNETNPEIAAAKKKKIPLFTYPQALGLFMQNYTGIGVTGAHGKTTTSALISYILVRARMDPNFIVGAPIPQLGSNSRYGKSKLFVVEADDYRYAFLNYARSLKYTVITNIDWDHPDCYPSLKRMIEVYAEFVTSLPKKSLLLVYGEDKNIKRLLKQIKRKDLKIRTYGFNKTNDYVILKVAEKENQTRFSISTQNCSLGNFEISIPGEHNVLNSTAAIIICQELGLSADKIAKPLKEFKGAKRRFEIKEEKNGVLVIDDYAHHPAEIKATLKAARKFYPQRKIWAVFQPHTFSRTKALLSEFAKAFRDADSVVICDIFASAREKDTGEVSATHLAKLAQKHHPCVKYIGSTQKVVEFLKKNTKPKDIVITLGAGDVYKTVGEEFLFS